One window of the Rosa rugosa chromosome 3, drRosRugo1.1, whole genome shotgun sequence genome contains the following:
- the LOC133739657 gene encoding mitochondrial import inner membrane translocase subunit TIM44-2-like, giving the protein MAARKLVRDLFLHRQPLLLLQSQQQVSGAKIRLLSANGYWGNRRFSVFNEFSKQVKEETNKNQQFKKTVKELKEQVEELKGVKEDLKVRTKQTTEQLYKQVDGVWTEAEAAAKKVSANVKEKISAATEEVKGSFGIGKEQASGPSGTSADHVADEKDGSKASSTEDKHQHSGSSDTAETLFGKFRSRVSSSNVSSVFHRFKEAKFVDMAKKGYEIVKDELNGSPSKKKHLGFDPSSIPRVERSATSAISIVPTKQSRWSKKWESFRMKMQGNPLFKRISGISEPVKIKSEEIIDDMKERWETTDSPIVHKIQDINEAIFQETNAAASIKEIHARDPSFSLPDFVVEVQNAVKPVLNAYMKGDIETLKKYCANEVIERCKAERQAFQSHGIFFDNKILHISEVDVKETKLLGDSPIIIVTFKTQQVYCVRDKNGAITEGSQDTIQTVYYAWAMQPWDPEELPEGALFPIWRVREMQQFGIQALI; this is encoded by the exons ATGGCGGCTAGAAAGCTTGTTCGAGATTTGTTCCTCCACAGACaaccccttcttcttcttcagtctCAACAACAG GTTTCAGGCGCGAAAATTCGATTGCTTTCGGCAAATGGGTATTGGGGAAATCGTCGATTCAGTGTCTTCAATGAGTTTTCGAAGCAGGTCAAGGAGGAAACCAATAA GAATCAACAATTTAAAAAGACGGTCAAGGAACTGAAGGAGCAAGTGGAAGAGCTCAAGGGGGTGAAAGAAGATCTGAAAGTTAG AACGAAGCAGACAACGGAGCAGCTGTACAAGCAGGTGGATGGTGTTTGGACAGAGGCTGAAGCAGCAGCAAAGAAG GTCTCTGCAAATGTAAAAGAGAAGATCTCGGCTGCCACAGAAGAG GTCAAAGGATCTTTTGGAATTGGGAAAGAGCAGGCTTCAGGGCCTTCTGGTACTTCAGCTGATCATGTTGCTGATGAAAAAGATGGAAGCAAGGCCTCGTCCACCGAAGATAAACACCAGCACTCAGGGTCTAGTGATACTGCAGAAACATTATTTGGAAAATTTAGGTCAAGGGTTTCTTCATCAAATGTTTCCTCTGTCTTTCATAGATTCAAGGAAGCAAAGTTTGTTGACATGGCCAAAAAAGGATATGAGATTGTAAAGGATGAGTTAAATGGTAGTCCAAGTAAGAAAAAGCATCTAGGGTTTGACCCTTCTTCCATCCCACGAGTTGAAAGAAGTGCAACAAGCGCCATTTCTATTGTACCCACCAAACAATCTCGTTGGAGCAAAAAGTGGGAGTCTTTCAGAATGAAG ATGCAAGGGAATCCTCTATTCAAGCGTATCAGTGGGATAAGTGAACCTGTTAAAATAAAAAGTGAAGAG ATCATTGATGACATGAAGGAACGCTGGGAAACTACTGATAGCCCAATAGTTCACAAAATTCAGGA TATCAATGAAGCTATTTTTCAAGAAACAAATGCTGCAGCATCAATCAAGGAGATCCATGCCCGAGATCC ATCTTTCTCTTTACCAGATTTTGTGGTAGAAGTTCAGAATGCGGTCAAACCTGTGTTAAATGCTTACATGAAG GGAGATATTGAAACATTGAAGAAGTACTGTGCTAATGAGGTGATTGAGCGGTGTAAAGCCGAGCGTCAGGCTTTTCAAAGCCATGGCATCTTTTTTGATAACAAG ATTCTACATATATCTGAGGTGGATGTAAAAGAAACCAAACTGTTGGGAGACTCTCCGATAATCATTGTAACG TTCAAAACACAGCAAGTCTATTGTGTACGTGATAAAAATGGTGCAATAACAGAAGGCAGCCAG GATACGATCCAAACCGTGTACTACGCCTGGGCCATGCAACCTTGGGATCCTGAAGAACTTCCTGAAGGTGCTCTTTTTCCCATAtggagagtgagagagatgCAACAATTTGGAATTCAAGCCCTCATTTAG
- the LOC133736332 gene encoding uncharacterized protein LOC133736332, translating into MSCLRLRLPPARKAWKSFTSKLHSKLHKRKAINKSRNRVKPSTTISIRVRPYKFLQLRLQRKPRYSLRFRQNCRSLLQNRHAHVYVDRLFKEPAVSELVAERCQQQKTPLAKCVIKTTEDRSVPEAGKQSQSAVGENSESEGVTSAADDMWESLGFGSPQMDGIDERAEEFIARFRAEMKDQETLARRHL; encoded by the coding sequence ATGTCTTGCTTGAGGCTGAGGCTTCCACCAGCCAGAAAGGCTTGGAAGAGCTTCACTTCCAAACTACACAGCAAGCTCCACAAACGCAAAGCCATCAACAAATCCAGAAATCGCGTCAAGCCCTCCACTACAATCTCTATTCGAGTTCGACCCTACAAGTTTCTTCAGCTACGCTTGCAGCGTAAACCACGCTATTCGCTGCGCTTTCGCCAGAATTGTCGTAGCCTGCTTCAAAACAGGCATGCACATGTTTATGTGGACAGGCTCTTTAAAGAGCCTGCTGTCTCCGAGCTAGTTGCTGAGCGTTGTCAACAGCAGAAAACTCCACTAGCAAAGTGTGTGATCAAGACTACTGAGGATCGCTCTGTACCAGAAGCAGGCAAGCAATCTCAATCTGCAGTTGGTGAGAATAGCGAGTCTGAAGGAGTAACCAGTGCTGCAGATGATATGTGGGAGTCACTGGGATTTGGCTCCCCCCAGATGGATGGAATTGATGAAAGAGCCGAGGAGTTTATAGCTCGGTTCAGGGCAGAAATGAAGGATCAGGAGACGTTGGCCCGTCGCCATTTGTAG
- the LOC133736331 gene encoding pre-mRNA-splicing factor SLU7-A-like yields MATASVAFKSREDHRKQIELEEARKAGLAPAELDEDGKEINPHIPQYMSSAPWYLNAERPSLKHQRKWKSDPNYTKSWYDRGAKIGQADKYRKGACQNCGAMSHDIKSCMERPRKVGAMYTNKHIAPDEKVETFELDYDGKRDRWNGYDASSYALVIERYESRDEARRKFLKEQQLKKLEGKNNNQNGEDGVSEEDEEEAEDEDDLRVDEAKVDESKQMDFAKVEKRVRTTGGGSTGTVRNLRIREDTAKYLLNLDVNSAHYDPKTRSMREDPLPDADPNEKFYAGDNRYRNSGQAMEFKQLNIHAWEAFDKGQDIHMQAAPSQAELLYKNYKVIKENLKSHTKDTILEKYGNAASEEAIPRELLLGQSEREVEYDRAGRIIKGQETTLPRSKYEEDVYVNNHTCVWGSWWKDHQWGYRCCQQLTRNSYCTGAAGIEAAEAASDLMKANIARKEAAGEMPPPAEEKRPATWGTDIPEDLVLDEKLLAEALKKEDARRKEERDERKRKYNVRWNDEVTAEDMEAYRMKKVHHDDPMKEFLN; encoded by the exons ATGGCGACTGCTTCAG TGGCATTCAAATCTAGGGAAGATCATCGTAAGCAAATTGAATTGGAAGAAGCCCGTAAGGCTGGGCTCGCACCAGCTGAACTCGATGAGGATGGAAAGGAGATCAATCCTCATATTCCTCAGTATATGTCATCTGCACCTTGGTATCTCAATGCGGAGAGACCT AGCTTGAAACATCAAAGGAAATGGAAATCAGATCCGAATTACACAAAATCGTGGTACGACAGAGGTGCAAAGATAGGCCAGGCTGATAAATATAGGAAAGGTGCATGTCAGAA TTGTGGAGCCATGTCACATGATATCAAATCTTGTATGGAAAGACCCAGGAAAGTGGGAGCAATGTATACAAACAAGCACATTGCTCCTGATGAGAAGGTAGAGACTTTTGAGCTCGACTATGATGGAAAAAGGGACCGCTGGAATGGATATGATGCATCATCCTATGCCCTAGTCATCGAGAGAtatgaatcaagagatgaagcaCGAAGGAAATTCTTAAAAGAACAACAACTAAAAAAATTGGAGGGAAAAAATAATAACCAAAATGGTGAGGATGGGGTTAGTGAAGAGGATGAAGAGGAGGCTGAGGATGAGGATGATCTGCGGGTGGATGAAGCCAAGGTTGATGAGAGCAAACAAATGGACTTTGCAAAGGTTGAGAAGCGTGTTCGTACAACAGGTGGTGGGAGCACAGGAACTGTCAG GAATTTACGTATTCGTGAGGATACGGCAAAATATCTTTTAAACCTTGACGTCAACTCTGCACATTATGATCCCAAAACCCGATCCATGCGTGAGGATCCTCTTCCAGATGCTGATCCAAATGAGAAATTTTATGCG ggtgATAACAGATATAGAAATAGTGGTCAAGCAATGGAATTCAAGCAGCTGAATATCCATGCTTGGGAAGCATTTGACAAAGGCCAAGACATTCACATGCAAGCAGCCCCGTCCCAGGCTGAGTTACTTTATAAGAACTATAAAGTAATTAAGGAGAATTTGAAGTCGCACACAAAGGACACCATTCTAGAGAAGTATGGCAATGCAGCTAGTGAAGAAGCAATTCCTAGGGAGCTTCTACTGGGACAGAGTGAAAGAGAAGTTGAATATGATCGTGCTGGGAGGATTATCAAAGGACAG GAAACCACACTTCCCAGAAGCAAGTATGAAGAAGATGTCTATGTCAACAACCACACCTGTGTATGGGGTTCGTGGTGGAAGGATCATCAATGGGGATACAGGTGTTGTCAGCAGTTAACTCGAAACAGCTATTGCACAGGTGCTGCTGGAATAGAAGCTGCTGAGGCTGCATCAGATCTGATGAAGGCCAACATTGCTCGTAAAGAGGCTGCTGGAGAAATGCCTCCTCCTGCGGAGGAGAAAAGACCTGCTACTTGGGGAACTGACATCCCGGAAGATTTGGTTTTAGATGAGAAACTACTTGCTGAAGCTCTTAAAAAAGAGGATGCAAGaaggaaagaagagagagatgagagaaaacGCAAATACAATGTCAGATGGAATGATGAGGTTACTGCAGAGGATATGGAGGCTTACAGGATGAAGAAAGTTCACCATGATGATCCAATGAAGGAGTTTCTCAACTGA